One genomic segment of Hordeum vulgare subsp. vulgare chromosome 2H, MorexV3_pseudomolecules_assembly, whole genome shotgun sequence includes these proteins:
- the LOC123425315 gene encoding lysine-specific demethylase JMJ705-like isoform X4, whose product MDNGVLRFDHVRIPRDQMLMRTKTMKQLKEARGEERTPRDDSMRVEGYTCSIEGCSMSFDMKNELSLHERHICPVDGCGKKFFTHKHLLQHREVHTETTKQLKKAT is encoded by the exons ATGGATAATGGTGTTCTGCGCTTCGACCATGTGCGCATCCCAAGGGATCAAATGTTGATGAG AACCAAAACGATGAAGCAACTGAAGGAAgccagaggagaggagaggactccAAGAGATGATTCAATGCGCGTCGAAGGGTACACGTGCAGCATCGAGGGATGTTCGATGAGCTTCGACATGAAGAATGAACTGTCCCTGCATGAACGCCACATCTGCCCGGTGGATGGCTGTGGAAAGAAGTTTTTCACGCACAAGCATCTGCTGCAACACCGCGAGGTTCACACTGAAACGACGAAGCAGCTGAAGAAGGCTACATGA
- the LOC123425315 gene encoding uncharacterized protein LOC123425315 isoform X1, with translation MDNGVLRFDHVRIPRDQMLMRGSCLYCWAQVCDNICHSYLVNVVVLMKQHWNIQNLHCLAWRGVNFPSLLPGVRVRRGFRRHEVKLARDLGFFLSMKVMGALLSKDNPNNECSPFYVAAFILKNG, from the exons ATGGATAATGGTGTTCTGCGCTTCGACCATGTGCGCATCCCAAGGGATCAAATGTTGATGAG AGGCTCATGCCTGTACTGCTGGGCTCAAGTCTGTGACAACATCTGCCACAGCT ATCTTGTCAATGTAGTTGTGTTGATGAAGCAACATTGGAACATACAAAATTTACACTGTCTTGCCTGGCGTGGTGTCAACTTCCCCTCTCTCCTGCCTGGCGTTCGCGTGAGGAGAGGGTTTCGACGCCATGAAGTGAAGCTCGCCAGAGACTTGGGCTTCTTCCTGTCCATGAAGGTCATGGGAGCTCTTCTCTCTAAG GACAACCCCAACAATGAGTGTTCCCCATTCTATGTGGCGGCGTTTATCTTGAAGAACGGATGA
- the LOC123425315 gene encoding uncharacterized protein LOC123425315 isoform X2 → MDNGVLRFDHVRIPRDQMLMRGSCLYCWAQVCDNICHSFVLMKQHWNIQNLHCLAWRGVNFPSLLPGVRVRRGFRRHEVKLARDLGFFLSMKVMGALLSKDNPNNECSPFYVAAFILKNG, encoded by the exons ATGGATAATGGTGTTCTGCGCTTCGACCATGTGCGCATCCCAAGGGATCAAATGTTGATGAG AGGCTCATGCCTGTACTGCTGGGCTCAAGTCTGTGACAACATCTGCCACAGCT TTGTGTTGATGAAGCAACATTGGAACATACAAAATTTACACTGTCTTGCCTGGCGTGGTGTCAACTTCCCCTCTCTCCTGCCTGGCGTTCGCGTGAGGAGAGGGTTTCGACGCCATGAAGTGAAGCTCGCCAGAGACTTGGGCTTCTTCCTGTCCATGAAGGTCATGGGAGCTCTTCTCTCTAAG GACAACCCCAACAATGAGTGTTCCCCATTCTATGTGGCGGCGTTTATCTTGAAGAACGGATGA
- the LOC123425315 gene encoding uncharacterized protein LOC123425315 isoform X3 has protein sequence MDNGVLRFDHVRIPRDQMLMRGSCLYCWAQVCDNICHSYLVNVVVLMKQHWNIQNLHCLAWRGVNFPSLLPGVRVRRGFRRHEVKLARDLGFFLSMKVMGALLSKVVF, from the exons ATGGATAATGGTGTTCTGCGCTTCGACCATGTGCGCATCCCAAGGGATCAAATGTTGATGAG AGGCTCATGCCTGTACTGCTGGGCTCAAGTCTGTGACAACATCTGCCACAGCT ATCTTGTCAATGTAGTTGTGTTGATGAAGCAACATTGGAACATACAAAATTTACACTGTCTTGCCTGGCGTGGTGTCAACTTCCCCTCTCTCCTGCCTGGCGTTCGCGTGAGGAGAGGGTTTCGACGCCATGAAGTGAAGCTCGCCAGAGACTTGGGCTTCTTCCTGTCCATGAAGGTCATGGGAGCTCTTCTCTCTAAG GTCGTCTTTTGA